Proteins from a single region of Antechinus flavipes isolate AdamAnt ecotype Samford, QLD, Australia chromosome 2, AdamAnt_v2, whole genome shotgun sequence:
- the TMED3 gene encoding transmembrane emp24 domain-containing protein 3: MRSPVPADSPGRWWRGLLLLLLQAQGLRCTQLTFELPDSAKQCFHEEMEQGVKFTLGYQVISGGQYDVDCFIEDPHGKTIYKETKKQYDSFFHQTESKGIYKFCFSNEFSTFTHKTVYFDLLIGDEPPILPEMGNRVTALTQMESACVTIHEALKTVIDSQTHYRLREAQDRNRADELNERVSYWSVGETVILFVVSISQVMLLKSFFTEKRPTSRGVNS; the protein is encoded by the exons ATGAGGTCCCCCGTTCCCGCCGACTCTCCGGGGCGCTGGTGGCgggggctgctgctgctgctgctgcaggcCCAGGGGCTGCGATGCACCCAGCTGACTTTCGAACTGCCCGACAGCGCCAAGCAGTGTTTCCATGAGGAGATGGAGCAGGGGGTGAAATTCACCCTGGGTTATCAA GTCATTAGTGGTGGACAGTATGATGTAGACTGCTTTATTGAAGACCCCCATGGAAAGACAATTTACAAAGAAACCAAGAAGCAGTATGACAGTTTCTTTCACCAGACAGAGAGCAAAGGAATCTACAAGTTTTGCTTCAGTAATGAGTTTTCCACCTTTACCCACAAAACTGTGTACTTTGATCTACTAATTGGAGATGAACCCCCCATTCTCCCAGAAATGGGAAACAGAGTCACTGCATTGACACAG aTGGAGTCTGCTTGTGTGACCATTCATGAAGCCTTGAAAACAGTGATTGATTCTCAGACACATTATCGACTCAGGGAAGCTCAGGACCGGAACCGAGCTGATGAATTAAATGAGCGGGTTTCATATTGGTCTGTGGGGGAGACAGTCATACTCTTTGTTGTCAGCATCAGTCAAGTGATGCTTCTGAAAAGCTTCTTTACAGAAAAGAGACCAACCAGTCGAGGTGTCAACTCATAA